AGCACATATATCCCAGATAGAGAGCGGCAGCTGCTAAAAGAATTTGAATAATAATTTTTTTCATCTTTTTCGTCAGTATATTTATTATGTATTAAACAAGTTAGTTCTCGTTATTATTTAAGCTGTTTTTTCCTATCTTTACACGGTATTTTTTGACGATACCGTGAACAAATCCTTAATGGATTGTCGTGTCGGCAAATATAAAAAAAAAAAAAGATCACAGCACACTTTTGTCTATTAAATTTAGTGATGATAAATGAACATTTTGAACGTATTGTAAAAGAGAAGTTTGGATTCGATTTTTCGCCCACGCAACAGGCGGCAATGAAGAATTTTTTAGCTTTTCTCTTTGATCGTCATCCTGAAAGTTTGTTTTTATTGAAAGGATATGCCGGAACGGGGAAAACTTCTTTGGTGGCGGCCATCGTGAATACATTACTGCAATTTGAACAGCAGGTTGTTTTATTGGCACCGACGGGGAGAGCGGCGAAAGTGTTTTCCGGTTATTCTCATCAGCCTGCTTTTACGATTCACAAAAAGATTTACCGGCAGAAAAATGCACAGGAGGGAGTCGGGATATTCAACTTGGGATTTAACGGGAATGCTAACACGCTTTTTTTCGTGGATGAGGCATCCATGATCTCAATGGGTTCTCAGGATTCGAATTTTGGGACGGGGTCTTTGCTGGATGATCTGATTGAGTTCGTGTACAACGGGAGGAATAACCGCTTGGTGTTAATCGGGGATACAGCCCAGTTACCCCCGATTGGCGTGGATGTCAGCCCGGCCTTGGAGGCTGATTTTCTACAAGTGAGTTATGGGATGGAAATATATGAGGCAAATTTGACCGATATCATGCGGCAGTCGGAACAATCCGGAATCCTGTACAATGCTACTCGGGTACGAGAAATGATCGGGGCGGGACCTTTTGCCAAACTCTTGCTTCGGGTAGCGGGTTTTCCGGATATTGTACGGGTAAGTGGGAGTGAACTACTGGAAGAGTTAGATCAATGTTATAGCTCTTTTGGGATGGACGAAACGATGGTGATTTGTCGGTCGAATAAACGGGCCAATCGTTTTAATGAAGGGATACGGGCCAGAATCCTTTACCGGGAAGATGCTTTCAGTAGTGGGGATAAAGTTATGATCGTGAAGAATAATTATTTCTGGGGAGCGGAGTACGATAAGGTGGATTTTATCGCAAACGGGGATATTGCCACTGTGGAGAAGGTCGGGAAATATAAGGATTTATACGGATTCCATTTTGTCAACACTCGTCTAAGTATTTACGGTTACGAGGAAGAGATCACGGCATGGGTCATGTTGGATACCTTGACCACGGAACAACCTGCATTGAGTTATGAAGATTATCGGCGCTTGTATATGGCCGTGGAAGAGGATTATACGGATATTGCTTCCAAGCAAAAACGGTTTAAGAAAATTCAAGAGAACGAATATTATAATGCCCTGCAAATTAAATTTGCCTATGCAGTCACGTGTCATAAAGCCCAAGGGGGACAATGGGATGCGGTATTTGTTGATCCGGGATGGCTGGGAGAGGATTCTTATGACGATGAGTATTGGCGTTGGCTATACACGGCATTTACCCGGGCCCGCAAAAAATTATATCTGATTAATTTCAAGGATGAGATGATCGAAATGGAGGGATAAAAGAGAGGTGTCAAAAGTCATTTTTCAAACTCCCTCCCCCCTTCGGGGTACTCCCTCTATAAACAGAGGGAGAGCTGAAATACTCTCTATTTTCAGGAAAAATCACCAGCTCCTCCTCTGTTTATAGAGGAGGTGGCACGAAGTGACGGAGGAGTTTAATAAATGACTTTTGACACCTTTATGCTTTTTATTGAAGTTTCAAATCCTTGATAATAGCATCAATACGGGCGTTCGCATCCTGTTGCGCCCGTTCATAGTCATTCATATCTTTCATCTGGGCCCGACCTTCAAAGTAAAATTTAATCTTAGGTTCGGTACCGGAAGGACGAACGGAAATCTTACTACCATCGGCCAAGAAGAATTGCAAAACGTCACTTTTTGTCTCGAAATTGAGGTGCGTTTTTTCTCCGGTTTGTAAATTGGTCGCTTCCAAAGAGAGGTAGTCTTTTTTCAACACAACCGGACTATGATTGATCTCCTTCGGGGTGTTGTGGCGGAACTCTTCCATCATGGCTTTGATCTCTTGCGCCCCGCTTAAACCTTTGCGCACGATATAAATCATCCTCTCTTGTGAGAATCCGTATTTGGCGTAGATTTCCTTGAGGAAAGAGTACAGTGTTTTATTTTGCATCTTTACCCAAGCGGCGATTTCGGCCATTAATGACGTGGCAGAAACCCCGTCTTTGTCCCGGGTAAATGCTCCCGGCATATAGCCAAAGGATTCTTCCCCGCCACCGATGAATTTCTCCCCGCCTTCTTTGCGGATCACGTCGGCAATCCATTTGAATCCGGTGTACACGTCATAACAGATGATGTGATTCTTTTCTGCAATATCTTTAATCAATTCGGTAGTGACGATGGTTTTTACCGTGTATTCACCACCTTTAAGTTGGTTCAGTTCTTTTTTTCTGCGGATGATGTATTCCGTGAAAATAATATTGGTCTGGTTTCCGTTCAATAGCGTCCATTCTCCCGCGTCATTTTTTACGGCGATACCAATACGGTCCCCATCCGGGTCACAAGCCATAGCCAAATCTGCATCAATTTTGCGAGCCAAGTCTAGAGCCATTTTGAAAGCTGCCGGTTCCTCCGGGTTTGCAGATGCCACGGTCGGGAAATCCCCGTCGGGAATACTTTGCTCCGGTACGGTATGAATGTTCGTGAATCCCCAGTTACGTAAAGAGGCAGGAACAAGTTCGTAGGTAGTTCCATGTAGTGGGGTAAAGACGATTTTTAAATCGTGTTCTTTTTGTATGGCTTCCGGTGAAAGACTTAACGTTTTCACTTTATCCAGGTATTTTTTGTCAAAATCTTTTCCTAAAATGGTGATCATTTCCGGTACTCCTTCGAATTTAATATCCGAGACTTGTACTTTTTTTACTTCATCGATCACGTTCTTATCATGCGGGGGAACGAGTTGCGATCCGTCATCCCAGTATGCTTTATAACCATTATATTCTTTCGGGTTGTGAGAGGCGGTAAGAATAACACCACCTTTGCAGCCTAAGTCCCGGATAGCAAATGACATTTCGGGCGTGGGGCGCAAATCTTCGAACAGGTAAACGTGTATTCCGTTGGCCGAGAAAATATTGGCGGCTGTTTCTGAAAAGAGCCGGGAGTTATGACGGCAGTCATGACCGATACATACGGCTTTTTTTTCATTCGGGAACATCTTGTTGATGTAGTTTGAAAAACCTTGCGTGGCAGCGCCTACCGTGTAAATGTTCATGCGGTTGGTTCCCACTCCCATGATTCCCCGTAAACCGCCGGTTCCGAATTCCAGATCGTTGTAAAACGATTCAATCAATTCTGTCGTGTCCGTGTTTTCCAACATGCGTTTTACTTCTTCGCGTGTTTTTTCATCGTATGCCTTGTCCAACCATTTTTCAGCTTTGGCTTTGGCTATTTTTATGATGTCATTATTTTCCATAAGTACTCATTTTATTTACCTTCTTGCAAAGTTAGGATTTTCTTAAATGAATAGTATGGATTTTGGAATTAAATTGTTACGTTTCAACGAAGAAATTTTGAGAAAATGTTTAAATAAAAAAGCCTCGTTTCAAACGAGGCTTTTTTATATGGCTAAAGCTTAAATTAAAATTTCTTCTCTTTAATTTTTGCTTTCTTTCCGGTAAGCTCACGGAAGTAGAAAATTCTGGATCTACGAACAACACCTCTCTTGTTCACCTCGATTGCATGAATGTAAGGAGAATTGAAAGGAATGATACGTTCTACGCCCACGTTACCAGACATTTTTCTAACCGTAAAAGTCTTGGTAGTTCCTGTTCCCTTAATTTGGATAACAACACCTTTGAAAATCTGAATACGTTCTTTGTTTCCTTCTTTAATTTTGTAGTGTACGCTAATGGTATCACCCGTGTTGAATGAAGGAATTTCGATAGCGTTTTCTTGAGCAAAAGCCTGTTCCGCAATTTTAATTAAGTCCATTGTCTTTATTTTAAAAAGTTTATTTATCGAACGCAGTATTACGACTTTTGTCTTTTATGTAAGAGACTACGTACGTTTCAAAATCGAGTGGCAAAGGTAGAAAAATAAATATTCCGATGCAAGCATCGGAATATTTATTTTGTAGTGTTTATTCTACCACCTCAAGTTTTTTACCCGTTTGTTCGATAATCATTCGGAGATACCATTCCGGTAAAGCAGGCTGCTCCACTTTCGGGTTTTTCTCTCCCGGGATTGCGGTTTTCACGTTACCATCCATGAATTTACAGAACAGGTAGCCGTAGAAATCT
The window above is part of the Butyricimonas paravirosa genome. Proteins encoded here:
- a CDS encoding phospho-sugar mutase, translating into MENNDIIKIAKAKAEKWLDKAYDEKTREEVKRMLENTDTTELIESFYNDLEFGTGGLRGIMGVGTNRMNIYTVGAATQGFSNYINKMFPNEKKAVCIGHDCRHNSRLFSETAANIFSANGIHVYLFEDLRPTPEMSFAIRDLGCKGGVILTASHNPKEYNGYKAYWDDGSQLVPPHDKNVIDEVKKVQVSDIKFEGVPEMITILGKDFDKKYLDKVKTLSLSPEAIQKEHDLKIVFTPLHGTTYELVPASLRNWGFTNIHTVPEQSIPDGDFPTVASANPEEPAAFKMALDLARKIDADLAMACDPDGDRIGIAVKNDAGEWTLLNGNQTNIIFTEYIIRRKKELNQLKGGEYTVKTIVTTELIKDIAEKNHIICYDVYTGFKWIADVIRKEGGEKFIGGGEESFGYMPGAFTRDKDGVSATSLMAEIAAWVKMQNKTLYSFLKEIYAKYGFSQERMIYIVRKGLSGAQEIKAMMEEFRHNTPKEINHSPVVLKKDYLSLEATNLQTGEKTHLNFETKSDVLQFFLADGSKISVRPSGTEPKIKFYFEGRAQMKDMNDYERAQQDANARIDAIIKDLKLQ
- a CDS encoding ATP-dependent RecD-like DNA helicase; translated protein: MINEHFERIVKEKFGFDFSPTQQAAMKNFLAFLFDRHPESLFLLKGYAGTGKTSLVAAIVNTLLQFEQQVVLLAPTGRAAKVFSGYSHQPAFTIHKKIYRQKNAQEGVGIFNLGFNGNANTLFFVDEASMISMGSQDSNFGTGSLLDDLIEFVYNGRNNRLVLIGDTAQLPPIGVDVSPALEADFLQVSYGMEIYEANLTDIMRQSEQSGILYNATRVREMIGAGPFAKLLLRVAGFPDIVRVSGSELLEELDQCYSSFGMDETMVICRSNKRANRFNEGIRARILYREDAFSSGDKVMIVKNNYFWGAEYDKVDFIANGDIATVEKVGKYKDLYGFHFVNTRLSIYGYEEEITAWVMLDTLTTEQPALSYEDYRRLYMAVEEDYTDIASKQKRFKKIQENEYYNALQIKFAYAVTCHKAQGGQWDAVFVDPGWLGEDSYDDEYWRWLYTAFTRARKKLYLINFKDEMIEMEG
- the rplS gene encoding 50S ribosomal protein L19, giving the protein MDLIKIAEQAFAQENAIEIPSFNTGDTISVHYKIKEGNKERIQIFKGVVIQIKGTGTTKTFTVRKMSGNVGVERIIPFNSPYIHAIEVNKRGVVRRSRIFYFRELTGKKAKIKEKKF